A stretch of Candidatus Reconcilbacillus cellulovorans DNA encodes these proteins:
- a CDS encoding phosphoenolpyruvate synthase regulatory protein, translating into MDRKPTIYLCSDATGETAEAVTRAAARQFERTVVNIRRFGHVKHEDEVRRIVEEAAATGGFIAYTLVQPELRETMRQEAMRLGVRTVDILGPMLQAFVDTFHDAPKRRPGAQHELDEDYFRRIEAIEFAVKYDDGKDVSGFVEADVVLIGVSRTSKTPLSIFLAYKGLKVANLPLAPEIRPPDELFRLPSSRVVGLTMDAEALRRIRAERLKSLGLPPGAMYADPKRVREELEFAEGVMRKLGCRILDVTGRAIEETAAIILTGG; encoded by the coding sequence TTGGACCGTAAGCCGACGATCTACCTTTGTTCGGACGCGACGGGCGAGACGGCGGAGGCGGTGACGAGGGCGGCGGCGCGGCAGTTCGAGCGGACGGTCGTCAACATCCGCCGTTTCGGACACGTCAAGCACGAAGATGAAGTGCGCCGCATCGTAGAAGAGGCGGCCGCGACGGGCGGGTTCATCGCGTATACGCTCGTCCAGCCGGAGCTCCGGGAGACGATGCGGCAGGAAGCGATGCGGCTCGGCGTGCGGACGGTCGACATTCTCGGGCCGATGTTGCAGGCGTTCGTCGATACGTTTCACGACGCGCCGAAACGTCGTCCCGGCGCGCAGCACGAGCTCGACGAGGACTATTTCCGCCGCATCGAGGCGATCGAATTCGCCGTTAAGTACGACGACGGCAAAGACGTCAGCGGATTCGTGGAAGCCGACGTCGTGCTGATCGGCGTGTCGCGCACGTCCAAGACACCGCTCAGCATCTTTCTGGCGTACAAAGGGCTGAAAGTGGCCAACCTGCCGCTTGCTCCGGAAATCCGCCCGCCGGACGAGCTGTTTCGGCTGCCGAGTTCGCGCGTCGTCGGACTGACGATGGACGCGGAAGCGCTGAGGCGGATTCGGGCCGAACGGCTGAAATCGCTCGGCCTGCCGCCGGGGGCGATGTACGCCGACCCGAAGCGGGTACGCGAGGAACTGGAGTTTGCGGAAGGCGTCATGCGCAAGCTCGGTTGCCGCATTCTCGACGTGACCGGGCGGGCGATCGAGGAGACGGCCGCGATCATTTTGACGGGGGGTTGA